The Dendropsophus ebraccatus isolate aDenEbr1 chromosome 3, aDenEbr1.pat, whole genome shotgun sequence genome includes a region encoding these proteins:
- the HIRA gene encoding protein HIRA, which produces MKLLKPTWVNHNGKPIFSVDIHPDGTKFATGGQGQDSGKVVIWNMPPVVKEEDEKNESIPKMLCQMDNHLACVNCVRWSNNGAYLASGGDDKLIMVWKKSGYIGPSTVFGSSSKLANVEQWRCLSILRNHSGDVMDVAWSPHDAWLASCSVDNTVVIWNALKFPEIIATLRGHSGLVKGLTWDPVGKYIASQADDHSLKVWRTMDWQLETSITKPFDECGGTTHVLRLSWSPDGHYLVSAHAMNNSGPTAQIIERDGWKTNMDFVGHRKAVTVVKFNPKIFKKKQKNGSSSKAGCPYCCCAVGSKDRSLSVWLTCLKRPLVVIHDLFDKSIMDISWTLNGLGILVCSMDGSVAYLDFSQDELGDPLNEDEKNHIHQSTYGKSLAITTESQLPNTIIENPEMLKFQQRPHSHLDGEHTTAVQKDIPAPKVASMVNGESLEDIRKNLLKKQVETRTADGRRRITPLCIAQLDTGDFSTAFFNSIPISGSVTGSMMSSQSNQQLLSLDSNTNSSLGAKSTLEPTGNAKPSEEPANKESVNTTKVTTTPTSVSAQPKIEPMKALDSRFTERSKATSGTTGISHVNQITADRPKDHNASKETKSRDLESSSDSEEKNLANKSLNKRKADLDSDLGEKRKKGRPRKDSRLMSVSLTVQSQVAATSEKDLTCVTPAISLRLPIPIIQKSFTVQISADPTIYIEVENDIRTVGGSKLSQVKCNREGKEWKTVLTSRILAAAGSNEVVCVACEKRMLSIFSGSGRRVFPPIILPSQISSLQCTGRFVMALTSSAALSVWDVLNQKAVVKNESLLPILAGSDLTVSQTLLTQRGVPVLSLSNGKAYCFNPALSSWNLVSDKHDSLAQCADYRNCLPSQEALMCSGPLAIIQGRASNAGRQAAHLFTMPHQVQQETTMAYLENQIAGALILQSSQEYKYWLLIYARYLVNEGFEQKLREICQELLGPVHHSSDSQWESKILGFRKRSLLQELLPLIGQNLRFQRLFTEYREQLDSLMDK; this is translated from the exons ggcaaGATTCTGGAAAAGTGGTCATATGGAATATGCCACCTGTTGTCAAGGAAGAAGATGAGAAGAATGAAAGTATTCCCAAGATGCTGTGTCAGATGGACAACCACTTAG cctgtgtgaactgtgtgCGATGGTCCAACAATGGAGCGTATTTAGCGTCTGGAGGAGATGACAAACTCATCATGGTGTGGAAGAAGTCTGG GTACATCGGACCCAGTACTGTTTTTGGCTCCAGCAGCAAATTGGCTAATGTAGAGCAATGGCGTTGCCTCTCCATTCTCAGGAATCATtctggag ATGTAATGGATGTCGCCTGGTCTCCACATGATGCATGGCTGGCTTCCTGTAGTGTTGATAACACTGTTGTCATATGGAATGCCCTCAAGTTTCCAG AGATTATAGCTACATTGAGGGGCCATTCGGGACTGGTTAAAGGACTGACTTGGGATCCAGTAGGGAAGTATATTGCTTCTCAAGCTGATGACCATAGCCTAAAAGTCTGGAGGACCATGGACTGGCAGCTAGAAACCAGTATCACCAAACCATTCGATGAG TGTGGAGGGACTACCCATGTCTTGCGTCTTAGCTGGTCTCCTGATGGGCATTACCTTGTATCTGCTCATGCAATGAACAATTCTGGTCCTACAGCACAGATTATTGAGCGTGATGGCTGGAAAACAAACATGGACTTTGTGGGTCATCGAAAAGCTGTCACTGTGGTG AAATTTAACCcaaaaatctttaaaaagaaacaaaaaaatggaAGCTCAAGCAAGGCGGGTTGTCCGTACTGCTGCTGTGCAGTGGGGAGCAAGgaccgctcactgtctgtgtgg CTCACCTGCCTTAAGAGACCTCTGGTGGTAATCCACGACTTATTTGACAAGTCTATAATGGACATTTCTTG GACCCTTAATGGACTTGGCATATTGGTGTGTTCTATGGATGGATCAGTTGCGTACTTAGATTTCTCACAGGATGAACTGGGTGACCCACTAAACGAGGACGAAAAG AATCACATCCACCAAAGCACTTATGGGAAGAGTCTTGCTATCACAACGGAGTCCCAGCTGCCCAACACCATTATTGAAAACCCCGAAATGTTAAAGTTTCAACAGAGGCCACATTCACATCTGGATGGAGAACATACGACAGCTGTACAGAAAGATATCCCAGCCCCAAAAGTGGCCAGTATGGTAAATGGTGAAAGCCTGGAGGACATCAGAAAG AATCTTTTAAAGAAGCAAGTTGAAACAAGGACAGCAGATGGCCGGCGTAGGATCACCCCATTGTGCATTGCCCAGCTGGACACTGg GGACTTTTCTACAGCATTTTTCAATAGTATTCCTATATCGGGGTCAGTCACGGGGTCCATGATGTCATCTCAGAGCAACCAGCAGCTCTTATCTCTGGATTCAAACACCAACAGCTCTTTAGGAGCTAAATCCACCCTAGAACCAACGGGAAATGCAAAACCATCAGAAGAACCTGCCAACAAAGAGAG TGTAAACACCACTAAAGTTACAACAACACCCACAAGCGTCTCTGCCCAGCCGAAGATTGAGCCCATGAAAGCACTTGATTCTCGATTCACTGAACGATCAAAAGCCACCTCAGGGACAACAGGGATCTCACATGTGAACCAGATCACTGCTGACCG ACCAAAAGATCATAATGCATCTAAAGAAACCAAGTCTCGTGACTTAGAGAGTAGTAGTGACAGTGAAGAAAAAAATCTCGCAAACAAGTCTCTAAACAAACGAAAGGCAGATTTGGATTCAGATcttggagaaaaaagaaaaaaaggacgaCCTCGGAAAGATTCGCGGCTCATGTCTGTTTCCCTCACAGTGCAG TCTCAGGTGGCTGCAACATCCGAGAAGGACTTAACTTGTGTGACACCAGCGATATCCCTTAGACTGCCGATCCCAATCATTCAGAAGTCCTTTACCGTACAG ATTAGTGCAGACCCCACAATATACATTGAAGTAGAGAATGACATCCGAACAGTAGGAGGATCAAAACTAAGCCAGGTCAAGTGTAATCGAGAAGGGAAGGAGTGGAAGACTGTGCTTACAAGTCGAATCCTTGCAGCAGCAGGAAGCAA TGAGGTGGTGTGTGTCGCCTGCGAGAAGAGAATGTTATCCATCTTTTCTGGCAGTGGCAGACGAGTGTTTCCACCCATCATCCTGCCTTCCCAAATATCTTCATTACAATGTACAGGCCGTTTCGTCATGGCTCTTACATCCTCAGCTGCCCTCTCAGTTTG ggATGTCTTGAATCAGAAAGCCGTTGTAAAGAATGAGTCTTTATTGCCCATTTTAGCAG GGAGTGATCTGACTGTTTCTCAAACATTGCTTACCCAGAGAGGTGTACCTGTACTAAGCTTGTCTAATGGAAAAGCATATTGCTTTAATCCTGCACTCTCCTCATG GAACCTGGTATCAGACAAACATGACTCCTTGGCGCAGTGCGCAGATTACAGGAACTGTTTGCCCTCACAGGAAGCCCTGATGTGCTCTGGACCACTAGCCATAATCCAAGGACGAGCGTCCAA TGCAGGCAGACAGGCCGCTCACCTTTTCACAATGCCTCACCAAGTGCAGCAGGAAACCACCATGGCTTACCTTGAAAATCAGATTGCAGGTGCCCTGATACTACAGTCAAGCCAGGAATACAAATACTGGTTGCTCATCTATGCACGTTACTTGGTTAATGAAG GTTTTGAGCAGAAGCTACGGGAAATATGCCAGGAACTGCTTGGCCCTGTCCATCACTCATCTGACAGTCAATGGGAATCTAAAATATTG GGATTCAGGAAAAGAAGTCTGCTGCAGGAATTGCTCCCGCTTATTGGACAAAATCTTCGGTTCCAGCGTCTTTTCACCGAGTATCGGGAGCAGCTGGACAGTCTAATGGACAAATAA